From the Burkholderia mayonis genome, one window contains:
- a CDS encoding 2-hydroxyacid dehydrogenase: protein MTFVYKADPARGAQWARLFAEKAPDVPFRLWPDIGDPAAVRYLAAWQPPDDPLRLMPNLEVVFSVGAGVDQFDLSCVPAHIPVVRMIEPGIVEGMVEYVTQAVLTIHRDLFDYATLQRMQMWRAKPVRAAASRRIGVLGLGMLGQAVLDTLRRFGFPCAGWSRTPRTLEGIECYAGKAELAALLARSDILICLLPLTPETHGLLDTPVFDALPDGASLIQVGRGPQLVDAALLEALASGKLDSAIVDVTDPEPLPAGHPFWTHPRIRITPHIASATRPDTAVEAVLANLARHRAGEPMVGVVDRARGY from the coding sequence ATGACTTTCGTCTACAAGGCCGATCCCGCGCGCGGCGCGCAATGGGCGCGTCTTTTCGCTGAGAAGGCGCCCGACGTCCCGTTCCGTTTGTGGCCGGACATCGGCGACCCGGCCGCCGTCCGTTATCTGGCCGCGTGGCAACCGCCCGACGATCCGCTGCGGCTGATGCCGAATCTCGAAGTCGTGTTCTCGGTCGGCGCGGGCGTCGATCAGTTCGATCTGTCGTGCGTGCCCGCGCACATCCCGGTCGTGCGGATGATCGAGCCGGGGATCGTCGAAGGAATGGTCGAATACGTGACGCAGGCCGTGCTGACGATTCATCGCGACCTGTTCGACTACGCAACGCTGCAACGCATGCAAATGTGGCGAGCAAAGCCCGTGCGCGCCGCCGCGTCGCGGCGCATCGGCGTGCTCGGCCTCGGGATGCTCGGTCAGGCGGTGCTCGACACGCTGCGCCGCTTCGGCTTTCCTTGCGCCGGCTGGAGCCGCACGCCGCGCACGCTGGAAGGCATCGAATGCTACGCGGGCAAAGCGGAGCTCGCCGCGCTGCTCGCGCGCTCGGACATCCTCATTTGCCTGCTGCCGCTCACGCCCGAAACGCACGGGCTGCTCGACACGCCCGTGTTCGATGCGCTGCCCGATGGCGCGTCGCTGATCCAGGTCGGGCGCGGCCCGCAGCTCGTCGACGCGGCGCTCCTCGAGGCGCTCGCGTCGGGCAAGCTCGACAGCGCGATCGTCGATGTTACGGATCCCGAACCGCTGCCGGCCGGCCATCCGTTCTGGACGCATCCGCGCATCCGGATCACGCCGCACATCGCCAGCGCGACACGGCCCGACACCGCGGTCGAGGCGGTGCTCGCGAATCTCGCGCGGCATCGCGCGGGAGAGCCGATGGTTGGCGTCGTCGATCGCGCACGCGGTTATTGA
- a CDS encoding tartrate dehydrogenase: MSDKVYKIAVIPGDGIGVEVMPEGLRALDAVSRRFGLRFEYEPIEWASCDYYAKHGQMMPDDWKTQLSGMDALLFGAVGWPETVPDHVSLWGSLLKFRREFDQYINLRPARLFDGVPCPLAGRKAGDIDFMIVRENTEGEYSAVGGAMFEGTDREFVVQQAVFTRLGTERVMKFAFELAQRRAKQLTVATKSNGIAISMPWWDARAAEMAAHYPDVAWDKQHIDILCARFVMQPDRFDVVVASNLFGDILSDLGPACTGTIGIAPSANLNPERKFPSLFEPVHGSAPDIAGKHVANPIAMIWSAAMMVDFLGEGVGRAREAHDAIVAAIEHVLKHGPRTGDLGGRASTSEVGDAIVAHLLG, encoded by the coding sequence ATGAGTGACAAGGTATACAAGATCGCCGTCATCCCCGGCGACGGGATCGGCGTGGAAGTGATGCCCGAGGGGCTGCGCGCGCTCGACGCGGTGAGCCGCCGCTTCGGCCTGCGCTTCGAATACGAGCCGATCGAGTGGGCGAGCTGCGACTACTACGCGAAGCACGGCCAGATGATGCCCGACGACTGGAAAACGCAACTTTCCGGCATGGACGCGCTGCTGTTCGGCGCGGTCGGCTGGCCCGAGACGGTGCCGGATCACGTGTCGCTGTGGGGCTCGCTGCTCAAGTTCCGCCGCGAATTCGACCAATACATCAACCTTCGTCCCGCGCGCCTGTTCGACGGCGTGCCGTGTCCGCTCGCCGGCCGCAAGGCGGGCGACATCGATTTCATGATCGTCCGCGAGAACACCGAAGGCGAGTATTCGGCCGTCGGCGGCGCGATGTTCGAAGGCACCGACCGCGAATTCGTCGTCCAGCAGGCGGTGTTCACGCGGCTCGGCACCGAGCGCGTGATGAAGTTCGCGTTCGAGCTCGCGCAGCGCCGCGCGAAGCAGCTGACCGTCGCGACGAAGAGCAACGGCATCGCGATCAGCATGCCGTGGTGGGACGCACGCGCGGCGGAGATGGCCGCGCACTATCCGGACGTCGCGTGGGACAAGCAGCACATCGACATCCTGTGCGCGCGCTTCGTGATGCAGCCGGACCGCTTCGACGTCGTCGTCGCGTCGAATCTGTTCGGCGACATCCTGTCCGACCTCGGCCCCGCATGCACGGGCACGATCGGCATCGCGCCGTCGGCGAACCTGAACCCCGAGCGCAAGTTTCCGTCGCTGTTCGAACCGGTGCACGGCTCCGCGCCGGACATCGCGGGCAAGCATGTCGCGAATCCGATCGCGATGATCTGGTCGGCCGCGATGATGGTCGATTTCCTCGGCGAAGGCGTCGGCCGCGCCCGCGAAGCGCACGACGCGATCGTCGCCGCGATCGAGCACGTGCTGAAGCACGGCCCGCGCACGGGCGATCTGGGCGGTCGGGCGTCGACGAGCGAAGTCGGCGACGCGATCGTCGCGCATCTGCTCGGCTGA
- a CDS encoding patatin-like phospholipase family protein produces MKPHARTEKQAVDPADLHNEASVPHALEQAHAPFHDLPYETIALVLQGGGALGAYQAGVFEGLHEAGVPLNWIAGISIGALNTALIAGNPPERRVERLREFWNTICQPAFFPALPAVFEAALFNSHDYVRTFFTASQAASAVVQGQRGFFVPRFPPPLPGATHPPEKVSYYDTSALRSTLLKLCDFDRINSGETRVSVGAVNVGTGNFIYFDNTKATLRPEHFMASGALPPAFPPVEIDGEFYWDGGIVSNTPLMEVLRASPRRDTLAFQVDLWSARGPLPESMNEVTERTKDVQYSSRTRLITDTLQREQRFRNVLRRVLDQVPDDLRKNDPWCQQAETLSCSKRYNVQHLIYQQKAYEQHYKDYQFGASTMRDHWSAGLADIRKTLAVKHGLTLPDNDAGFVTHDIHRIR; encoded by the coding sequence ATGAAGCCGCACGCCCGTACCGAAAAGCAGGCCGTCGATCCGGCGGACCTGCACAACGAAGCAAGCGTGCCGCACGCGCTCGAACAGGCTCATGCGCCGTTCCACGATCTGCCGTACGAAACGATCGCGCTCGTGCTGCAAGGCGGCGGCGCGCTCGGCGCGTATCAGGCCGGCGTATTCGAAGGGCTGCACGAAGCAGGCGTTCCGCTCAACTGGATCGCCGGCATTTCGATCGGCGCGCTGAACACCGCGCTGATCGCCGGCAATCCGCCCGAGCGGCGCGTCGAGCGGCTGCGCGAGTTCTGGAACACGATCTGCCAGCCCGCGTTCTTCCCCGCGTTGCCGGCCGTGTTCGAAGCCGCGCTCTTCAACAGCCACGATTACGTGCGCACGTTCTTCACCGCGAGCCAGGCGGCGAGCGCGGTCGTGCAAGGACAGCGCGGCTTCTTCGTGCCGCGCTTCCCGCCGCCGCTGCCGGGCGCGACGCATCCGCCGGAGAAGGTCAGCTATTACGACACGTCCGCGCTGCGTTCGACGCTCCTCAAGCTGTGCGACTTCGACCGGATCAATTCGGGCGAGACGCGCGTGTCGGTCGGCGCGGTAAACGTCGGTACGGGCAACTTCATCTACTTCGACAACACGAAGGCGACGCTGCGTCCCGAGCATTTCATGGCGTCGGGCGCGCTGCCACCCGCATTCCCGCCCGTCGAGATCGACGGCGAGTTCTACTGGGACGGCGGCATCGTATCGAACACGCCGCTGATGGAAGTGCTGCGCGCGTCGCCGCGCCGCGACACGCTCGCGTTCCAGGTCGACCTGTGGAGCGCGCGCGGGCCGCTGCCGGAATCGATGAACGAAGTGACCGAGCGCACGAAAGACGTTCAATATTCGAGCCGCACACGCTTGATCACCGACACGCTGCAACGCGAGCAGCGCTTTCGCAACGTGCTGCGCCGCGTGCTCGACCAGGTGCCAGACGACCTGCGCAAGAACGATCCGTGGTGCCAGCAGGCCGAGACGCTGTCGTGCAGCAAGCGCTACAACGTCCAGCATCTCATCTATCAGCAGAAAGCATACGAGCAGCACTACAAGGACTATCAGTTCGGCGCGTCGACGATGCGCGACCACTGGTCGGCGGGCCTCGCGGACATCCGCAAGACGCTCGCCGTGAAGCACGGCCTCACGCTGCCGGACAACGACGCGGGCTTCGTCACGCACGACATTCACCGGATCCGGTAA
- a CDS encoding glutathione S-transferase family protein, producing MLKVLGKAPSINVRKVLWTCAELQLGFEREDWGAGFRPTQTPEFLALNPNGLVPVLVDGDFALWESNAIVRYLANQYGGAHLYPAEPHARARIDQWLDWQTTALNRAWSYAFLALVRNEPSHRDRAEIRASCESWTRHMAILNAQLEATGAFVAGPGYTLADIAIGLSINRWLRTPFDKPDFPAVSAYFERLATRPGFAEHCGNGLP from the coding sequence ATGCTGAAAGTGCTCGGTAAGGCGCCGTCGATCAACGTCCGCAAGGTGTTGTGGACGTGCGCCGAATTGCAACTCGGATTCGAACGCGAAGACTGGGGCGCAGGCTTCCGGCCGACGCAGACGCCCGAATTCCTCGCGCTGAACCCGAACGGCCTCGTGCCGGTGCTCGTGGACGGCGATTTCGCGCTTTGGGAATCGAACGCGATCGTCCGTTATCTGGCGAACCAGTACGGCGGCGCGCACCTGTATCCGGCCGAGCCGCACGCACGGGCGCGCATCGATCAATGGCTCGACTGGCAGACGACCGCGCTGAACCGCGCATGGAGCTATGCGTTCCTCGCGCTCGTGCGCAACGAGCCGAGCCATCGCGATCGAGCGGAAATCCGCGCGTCGTGCGAGAGCTGGACGCGGCACATGGCGATCCTGAATGCGCAGCTCGAAGCGACGGGCGCGTTCGTCGCCGGTCCCGGCTACACGCTCGCCGACATCGCGATTGGCTTGTCGATCAACCGCTGGCTTCGCACGCCGTTCGACAAGCCGGATTTCCCGGCGGTGTCCGCGTACTTCGAGCGGCTCGCCACGCGACCGGGCTTCGCCGAGCATTGCGGCAACGGCTTGCCGTGA
- a CDS encoding methyltransferase family protein has translation MNTLSKRVLGAQARFVAVLAVLIFASAGSMRYWQGWIYWLVFSGATTLLALYFLKHDPALVESRMRVGVRAERELSQKIILAVVSVASVGLVVAMGAEWRVARMPVDWRAVVFGNALVIAGFAICFAVLRENRFASSIVEVRRGQTVISSGPYRFVRHPMYSGAMVIFFGSPIAAQSTWAWPFAAVLAAGVAARLIDEERYLSVHLDGYRAYCERVRWRLVPCVW, from the coding sequence ATGAACACGCTGTCGAAGCGCGTACTCGGCGCGCAGGCGCGCTTCGTCGCGGTGCTCGCCGTGCTGATCTTCGCGTCGGCGGGCTCGATGCGCTACTGGCAGGGCTGGATCTACTGGCTCGTGTTCTCCGGGGCCACGACCTTGCTCGCCCTCTATTTCCTCAAGCACGATCCGGCGCTCGTCGAGAGCCGGATGCGCGTCGGCGTGCGCGCGGAGCGCGAGCTCAGCCAGAAGATCATCCTTGCCGTCGTGAGCGTCGCGAGCGTCGGGCTCGTCGTCGCGATGGGCGCCGAATGGCGCGTCGCGCGGATGCCCGTCGATTGGCGCGCGGTCGTGTTCGGCAACGCGCTCGTGATCGCGGGCTTCGCGATCTGCTTCGCGGTGCTGCGCGAGAACCGCTTCGCGTCGAGCATCGTCGAGGTCAGGCGCGGGCAGACGGTGATCTCGTCAGGCCCGTACCGTTTCGTCCGGCATCCGATGTACTCCGGCGCAATGGTGATATTTTTCGGGAGCCCGATCGCCGCGCAATCGACATGGGCCTGGCCGTTCGCCGCGGTGCTCGCGGCGGGCGTCGCCGCGCGGCTCATCGACGAGGAGCGCTACCTGAGCGTGCACCTCGACGGCTATCGCGCGTATTGCGAGCGCGTGCGCTGGCGGCTCGTGCCGTGCGTCTGGTGA
- a CDS encoding LysR substrate-binding domain-containing protein encodes MNNVPNLDDLRVFSVVVRLASFSAAAEQLAVSPAYVSKRVALLEKRLGTRLLHRSTRRVAVTEAGERVYAWAEKILDDVDHLVEDVSTTRNVPRGTLRISSSFGFGRHVLAPALLDFNERYPQLNVRLDLFDRLVDVAGEGFDLDIRIGDEIADHLIAKRLATNYRVLCASPTYLARYGTPRQLADLAAHQCLAIKERDHPFGVWRLTVRGETSSVKVGGALSTNHGEVAVQWALAGRGIVLRSIWEAGPLLASGELKRVLPDAIQPANVWAVYPARLAASAKVRVCVDFLADAFAHLNERANSG; translated from the coding sequence GTGAACAATGTGCCGAACCTCGACGACCTGCGCGTCTTCAGCGTCGTCGTGCGGCTCGCGAGCTTCAGCGCGGCCGCCGAGCAGCTCGCGGTGTCGCCCGCGTACGTCAGCAAGCGCGTCGCGCTACTCGAAAAGCGGCTCGGCACGCGGCTGCTGCACCGCTCGACGCGCCGCGTCGCGGTGACGGAAGCCGGCGAGCGCGTCTATGCGTGGGCCGAGAAGATCCTCGACGACGTCGACCATCTCGTCGAAGACGTGTCGACGACCCGCAACGTTCCGCGCGGCACGCTGCGGATCTCGAGCAGCTTCGGCTTCGGCCGGCACGTGCTCGCTCCCGCGCTGCTCGACTTCAACGAACGCTATCCGCAGCTCAATGTGCGGCTCGATCTGTTCGACCGGCTCGTCGACGTCGCGGGCGAAGGCTTCGATCTCGACATCCGGATCGGCGACGAGATCGCCGATCACCTGATCGCGAAGCGGCTCGCGACGAACTACCGGGTGCTGTGCGCGTCGCCCACGTACCTCGCGCGATACGGCACGCCGCGCCAGCTCGCGGATCTCGCCGCGCATCAGTGCCTCGCGATCAAGGAGCGCGATCATCCGTTCGGCGTATGGCGGCTCACGGTGCGCGGCGAGACGTCGTCGGTGAAGGTCGGCGGCGCGCTGTCGACGAATCACGGCGAGGTCGCCGTGCAATGGGCGCTGGCCGGACGCGGGATCGTGCTGCGCTCGATCTGGGAAGCCGGGCCGCTGCTCGCGAGCGGCGAGCTCAAGCGCGTGCTGCCCGATGCGATCCAGCCGGCGAACGTATGGGCCGTCTATCCGGCGCGGCTCGCGGCTTCGGCGAAGGTGCGCGTGTGCGTCGATTTTCTCGCGGACGCGTTTGCGCATCTGAACGAGCGCGCGAACAGCGGATAA
- a CDS encoding 3-hydroxybutyrate dehydrogenase encodes MSNLNGKTAVVTGAASGIGKEIALELARAGAAVAIADLNQDGANAVAEQIKQAGGKAIGVAMDVTNEDAVNAGIDKVAETFGSVDILVSNAGIQIVNPIEHYAFADWKKMQAIHVDGAFLTTKAALKHMYRDDRGGVVIYMGSVHSHEASPLKSAYVTAKHGLLGLARVLAKEGAKHNVRSHVVCPGFVRTPLVDKQIPEQAKELGISEEEVVKKVMLGQTVDGVFTTVEDVAKTVLFLSAFPSAALTGQSFIVSHGWFMQ; translated from the coding sequence ATGAGCAATCTGAATGGCAAGACCGCGGTCGTGACAGGCGCAGCAAGCGGCATCGGCAAGGAAATCGCGCTGGAGCTCGCGCGCGCGGGCGCGGCGGTCGCGATCGCGGATCTGAATCAGGACGGCGCGAACGCGGTCGCCGAGCAGATCAAGCAGGCGGGCGGCAAGGCGATCGGCGTCGCGATGGACGTGACGAACGAAGACGCGGTCAACGCCGGCATCGACAAGGTTGCCGAAACGTTCGGCTCGGTCGACATCCTGGTGTCGAACGCGGGCATCCAGATCGTCAATCCGATCGAGCACTATGCGTTCGCCGACTGGAAGAAGATGCAGGCGATTCACGTGGACGGGGCGTTCCTGACGACGAAGGCCGCGCTCAAGCACATGTACCGGGACGATCGCGGCGGCGTCGTGATCTACATGGGCTCGGTGCATTCGCACGAGGCGTCGCCGCTGAAGTCGGCGTACGTGACGGCGAAGCACGGGCTGCTGGGGCTTGCGCGCGTGCTGGCGAAGGAAGGCGCGAAGCACAACGTGCGCTCGCACGTGGTGTGTCCGGGCTTCGTGCGCACGCCGCTCGTCGACAAGCAGATTCCGGAGCAGGCGAAGGAGCTCGGGATCAGCGAAGAGGAAGTCGTGAAGAAGGTGATGCTCGGTCAGACGGTCGACGGGGTGTTCACGACCGTCGAGGATGTCGCGAAGACGGTGCTGTTCCTGTCGGCGTTCCCGAGCGCGGCGCTGACCGGCCAGTCGTTCATCGTCAGTCACGGCTGGTTCATGCAATGA
- a CDS encoding aspartate aminotransferase family protein: MTIPSLIEADRQHLIHPVVSYRAHEARGVTVLDSADGVFLRDIEGNELLDAFSGLWCVNVGYGRDSIIKVATEQMTRLPYATAYFHFGSAPAIELAEKLTALAPKSLTRVYFTLGGSDAVDSALRFITHYFNSTGRPQKKHMIALERGYHGSSSVGAGLTALATFHRHFDVPQPTQHHIESPYAYRHRAGDDDAALIAASVAALEAKVAELGADRVAAFFCEPVQGSGGVIVPPAGWLKAMRDACTRLGILFVADEVITGFGRTGPLFACEAEGVEPDLMTVAKGLTAGYAPMGAVLVSDEIYRGIADGGSIDAAIGHGHTYSAHPVSAAIALEVLRLYHEGGLLENGIAHAPRFARGLDALRAHPLVGDARARGLLGALELVADKTSKARFDPSLNLSERIAAAAYRNRVVFRAFNDGILGFAPALSYTDGDFDLLFSRLRTTLDEVLAEADVQRALEAAQAWAA, from the coding sequence ATGACCATTCCATCGTTGATCGAAGCCGATCGCCAGCATCTGATCCATCCCGTCGTCAGTTACCGCGCGCACGAGGCGCGCGGCGTCACCGTGCTCGATTCCGCCGACGGCGTGTTCCTGCGCGACATCGAAGGCAACGAACTCCTCGACGCGTTCTCGGGCCTCTGGTGCGTGAACGTCGGCTACGGCCGCGACAGCATCATCAAGGTCGCGACCGAGCAGATGACGCGCCTGCCGTACGCGACCGCGTACTTCCACTTCGGCTCCGCGCCCGCGATCGAGCTCGCCGAGAAGCTGACCGCGCTCGCGCCGAAATCGCTCACGCGCGTCTACTTCACGCTCGGCGGCTCGGACGCCGTCGATTCGGCACTGCGCTTCATCACGCATTACTTCAACTCGACAGGCCGTCCGCAGAAGAAGCACATGATCGCGCTCGAGCGCGGCTATCACGGTTCGTCGTCGGTCGGCGCGGGGCTCACCGCGCTCGCGACGTTCCATCGCCACTTCGACGTTCCGCAGCCGACCCAGCATCACATCGAATCGCCGTACGCGTACCGCCATCGGGCCGGCGACGACGACGCCGCGCTGATCGCCGCGTCGGTCGCGGCGCTTGAAGCGAAGGTCGCGGAACTGGGCGCCGATCGCGTCGCCGCGTTCTTCTGCGAGCCGGTGCAAGGCTCGGGCGGCGTGATCGTGCCGCCCGCCGGCTGGCTCAAGGCGATGCGCGACGCGTGCACGCGGCTCGGCATCCTGTTCGTCGCCGACGAAGTGATCACCGGCTTCGGCCGCACCGGTCCGCTCTTCGCGTGCGAAGCCGAGGGCGTCGAGCCCGATCTGATGACGGTCGCGAAGGGCCTGACCGCGGGCTACGCGCCGATGGGCGCGGTGCTGGTATCCGACGAGATCTATCGGGGTATCGCCGACGGCGGCAGCATCGACGCCGCGATCGGCCACGGCCACACGTATTCCGCGCATCCGGTGAGTGCGGCGATCGCACTCGAAGTGCTGCGCCTCTATCACGAAGGCGGACTGCTCGAAAACGGCATCGCGCACGCGCCGCGCTTCGCGCGCGGGCTCGACGCGCTGCGCGCGCATCCGCTCGTCGGCGACGCGCGCGCGCGCGGGCTGCTCGGCGCGCTCGAACTCGTCGCCGACAAAACGAGCAAGGCGCGCTTCGATCCGTCGCTCAATCTGTCCGAGCGGATCGCGGCCGCCGCCTACCGCAACCGCGTCGTGTTCCGTGCGTTCAACGACGGCATCCTCGGCTTCGCGCCCGCGCTCAGCTATACGGACGGCGATTTCGACCTGCTGTTCTCGCGGCTGCGCACGACGCTCGACGAGGTGCTCGCCGAAGCCGACGTGCAGCGCGCGCTCGAAGCGGCGCAAGCGTGGGCCGCTTGA
- a CDS encoding GNAT family N-acetyltransferase: MAETNASRTLTFRPFTQDDVDTAQRLSSSFQWPHRVDDWRFVAKLGSGFVAADESGVIGTALGWRHGDAHASLGMVIVAPDQQGRGIGRELLARVIDDLGERTMFLHATPAGEPLYAKFGFKPIGTIEQHQGAACHPPLISLPPGERLRPIGVNDTAHLGALASRACGYDRSAVIDALRDAASGIALDRDGELLGFALFRRFGRGHVIGPVIASDALRAQALVNHWLALHAGMFVRIDVPGDSGLSDWLEGLGLRRVDSGLAMVRGEAPERDPSLRQFAIVNPALG; this comes from the coding sequence GTGGCCGAAACCAACGCCTCCCGCACGCTTACCTTTCGCCCGTTCACCCAGGACGACGTCGACACCGCTCAGCGCCTGTCCAGCAGCTTCCAGTGGCCGCATCGCGTCGACGACTGGCGCTTCGTCGCGAAGCTCGGCAGCGGCTTCGTCGCCGCGGACGAAAGCGGCGTGATCGGCACCGCGCTCGGCTGGCGCCACGGCGATGCGCACGCGTCGCTCGGCATGGTGATCGTCGCACCGGACCAGCAAGGCCGCGGCATCGGTCGCGAACTGCTCGCGCGGGTCATCGACGATCTCGGCGAGCGCACGATGTTCCTGCACGCGACGCCCGCAGGCGAGCCGCTCTACGCGAAGTTCGGCTTCAAGCCGATCGGCACCATCGAGCAGCACCAGGGCGCCGCGTGCCATCCGCCGCTGATTTCGCTGCCACCCGGCGAGCGCTTGCGGCCGATCGGCGTCAACGACACGGCGCACCTCGGTGCACTCGCGTCGCGCGCGTGCGGCTACGACCGCAGCGCCGTGATCGACGCGCTGCGCGATGCCGCGAGCGGCATCGCGCTCGACCGCGACGGCGAACTGCTCGGCTTCGCGCTGTTCCGCCGCTTCGGTCGCGGCCACGTGATCGGTCCGGTGATCGCGTCGGACGCACTGCGTGCGCAGGCGCTGGTCAACCACTGGCTCGCGCTGCACGCCGGCATGTTCGTGCGGATCGACGTGCCGGGCGACAGCGGCCTGTCCGACTGGCTCGAAGGGCTCGGGCTGCGGCGCGTCGATTCGGGCCTCGCGATGGTGCGCGGCGAAGCGCCCGAGCGCGATCCGTCGCTGCGGCAGTTCGCGATCGTCAATCCGGCGCTCGGCTGA
- a CDS encoding undecaprenyl-diphosphatase has protein sequence MQNFNLIVFSALNAGSASHLAAVRFGVFAADWLVYAVPALLLLTWVMGARPTRRQAIEAGVGACVALALAQVIGHFWYSPRPFVLGIGTQLIPHAPDGSFPSDHATFVCSVAAGLLIAGTTRAAGLALAVIAAAVGWGRIYVGVHWPLDIAGGALVGTAGALAAHLYGRPVTALLDRIGESVHAVAFTRLHERSIRID, from the coding sequence ATGCAGAACTTCAATCTCATTGTCTTTTCCGCGCTCAATGCGGGTTCCGCTTCGCATCTCGCCGCCGTTCGCTTCGGCGTGTTCGCCGCCGATTGGCTCGTCTATGCGGTGCCCGCGCTGCTGCTGTTGACCTGGGTAATGGGCGCGCGCCCGACGCGTCGCCAGGCGATCGAAGCGGGCGTCGGCGCATGTGTCGCGCTCGCGCTCGCGCAGGTGATCGGCCACTTCTGGTATTCGCCGCGGCCGTTCGTGCTCGGCATCGGCACACAACTGATTCCGCACGCGCCGGACGGCTCGTTTCCGAGCGATCACGCGACGTTCGTCTGCAGCGTCGCGGCGGGCTTGCTCATCGCGGGCACGACGCGCGCGGCGGGCCTCGCGCTCGCCGTCATCGCGGCAGCGGTCGGATGGGGGCGCATCTACGTCGGCGTGCACTGGCCGCTCGACATCGCGGGCGGCGCACTCGTCGGAACCGCCGGCGCGCTTGCCGCTCATCTGTATGGCCGTCCGGTGACGGCGCTGCTCGACCGGATCGGCGAATCCGTGCATGCGGTCGCGTTCACGCGATTGCACGAGCGGTCGATTCGTATCGACTGA
- a CDS encoding acetoacetate decarboxylase, whose amino-acid sequence MKPSQVRSKAFAMPLTSPAFPMGPYRFVNREFLIITYRTDIDRLREIVPEPLEVKEPLVHYEFIRMADSTGFGDYTESGQVIPVEYNGQPGGYTLAMYLNDHPPIAGGRELWGFPKKLAQPTLETHIDTLLGTLDYGPVRVATGTMGYKHKELDLDEQQKRLAGANFLLKIIPHVDGSARVCELVRYYLQDIKMKGAWTGPASLELAPHALAPVADLPVLEIVEARHLIADLTLGLGEVVYDYLAQ is encoded by the coding sequence ATGAAGCCCAGCCAAGTCCGATCGAAAGCATTCGCGATGCCGCTCACGAGCCCGGCGTTTCCGATGGGCCCTTATCGTTTCGTCAATCGCGAATTCCTGATCATCACCTATCGCACCGACATCGACCGTCTCCGCGAAATCGTGCCGGAACCGCTCGAAGTCAAGGAACCGCTCGTCCATTACGAGTTCATCCGCATGGCCGATTCGACCGGCTTCGGCGATTACACCGAGAGTGGACAGGTGATCCCCGTCGAATACAACGGCCAGCCGGGCGGCTACACGCTCGCGATGTATCTGAACGATCATCCGCCGATCGCAGGCGGCCGCGAATTGTGGGGATTCCCGAAGAAGCTCGCGCAGCCGACGCTGGAAACGCACATCGACACGCTGCTCGGCACGCTCGACTACGGCCCCGTGCGCGTCGCGACGGGCACGATGGGCTACAAGCACAAGGAGCTCGATCTCGACGAGCAGCAGAAGCGCCTCGCCGGCGCGAACTTCCTGCTGAAGATCATTCCGCACGTCGACGGCTCGGCGCGCGTCTGCGAGCTCGTGCGCTACTACCTGCAGGACATCAAGATGAAGGGCGCATGGACGGGCCCCGCGTCGCTGGAGCTCGCGCCGCATGCGCTCGCGCCCGTCGCCGATCTGCCAGTGCTCGAGATCGTCGAAGCGCGCCATCTGATCGCCGATTTGACGCTCGGCCTCGGCGAAGTCGTCTACGATTACCTCGCGCAGTAA